The following are encoded together in the Flavihumibacter fluvii genome:
- a CDS encoding L-serine ammonia-lyase yields MQQEPISIFDMFKIGVGPSSSHTLGPWKAARSFIGELRTVYPLASIKSVQVLLYGSLAKTGRGHGTDIAVQMGLMDQDPVTCAVDGITSLMEEIALNQKIVLGGETEIPFNPQKDIVFLMKESLSFHPNALTFLANLADGQHLASTWYSIGGGFVLKEGAAHTGKGQIQLPFPIDKAEDLLHWCRKTGLSIHEIVQENELSWRSESNTREGILQIWRVMKECVYRGCHTEGVLPGGLQVKRRAASLNKKLLKGRTYASFEEWISAIREGGNGFSYTLDWVSCFALAVNEENASFGRVVTAPTNGAAGVIPAVLLYYVVFCKGNAEEAIIQFLLTASEVGCIFKKGSTISAAMGGCQAEIGVSSSMAAAALAESMGGTQRQALMAAEIAMEHHLGLTCDPIGGLVQVPCIERNTMGAIKAITASQLALQSAPDFAKVSLDAVVKTMWDTSLDMNSKYKETSDGGLAINIPLSLPEC; encoded by the coding sequence TTGCAACAGGAACCCATTTCGATTTTCGATATGTTTAAAATAGGGGTTGGACCTTCCAGTTCCCATACCCTTGGCCCATGGAAAGCAGCCCGGTCTTTTATTGGCGAACTCCGGACCGTTTACCCATTGGCCAGTATAAAAAGCGTGCAGGTTTTATTATATGGGTCCCTGGCTAAAACAGGCAGGGGACATGGCACCGACATCGCAGTGCAGATGGGTTTGATGGACCAGGACCCCGTCACATGTGCAGTGGATGGTATAACCTCACTGATGGAAGAGATTGCCCTTAACCAAAAAATCGTATTGGGCGGCGAAACAGAAATTCCATTCAATCCGCAAAAAGATATTGTTTTTCTGATGAAAGAATCTCTTTCATTTCATCCAAATGCGCTCACCTTCCTGGCCAACCTGGCGGATGGCCAGCACCTGGCCAGTACCTGGTATTCGATCGGTGGTGGATTTGTACTAAAGGAAGGCGCTGCACATACAGGGAAAGGACAAATCCAACTACCATTCCCCATTGATAAGGCTGAGGACTTACTGCACTGGTGCAGAAAAACCGGTTTATCCATTCATGAAATTGTTCAGGAAAATGAACTTTCCTGGCGATCCGAGTCCAATACCAGGGAAGGAATCCTGCAAATCTGGAGAGTTATGAAAGAGTGTGTGTACCGGGGGTGCCATACTGAAGGCGTACTTCCAGGTGGTCTACAGGTGAAGAGAAGGGCGGCATCATTGAATAAAAAATTGTTGAAAGGAAGGACTTACGCCAGTTTTGAGGAATGGATCTCAGCAATTAGGGAAGGGGGGAACGGTTTTTCCTATACCCTCGATTGGGTAAGTTGTTTCGCCCTGGCAGTAAATGAAGAAAATGCCTCATTTGGGCGCGTGGTAACTGCTCCGACAAATGGTGCAGCCGGAGTAATTCCCGCTGTACTTTTATATTATGTGGTTTTTTGCAAAGGCAATGCGGAAGAAGCAATCATCCAGTTTTTATTGACAGCTTCAGAAGTTGGCTGCATTTTCAAGAAAGGATCCACCATCTCCGCAGCCATGGGTGGCTGCCAGGCTGAAATTGGGGTATCCTCGTCAATGGCTGCAGCTGCCCTGGCTGAAAGCATGGGTGGAACACAGCGCCAGGCACTGATGGCGGCTGAAATTGCCATGGAGCACCATCTGGGGTTAACTTGTGATCCGATTGGCGGATTAGTACAGGTACCCTGTATAGAAAGAAATACTATGGGCGCTATCAAGGCAATTACAGCAAGCCAGCTTGCCCTCCAAAGCGCACCAGATTTCGCCAAAGTCTCCCTGGATGCAGTGGTAAAAACCATGTGGGATACCTCCCTGGACATGAACAGCAAGTACAAGGAAACTTCCGATGGTGGCCTTGCCATCAATATCCCGCTAAGTTTACCAGAATGTTGA
- a CDS encoding HlyD family secretion protein — protein MEYIRQVIERETPEQAYKAFSSVYMINKKSNLKYWVLGLFIGLMILLFLPWTQNIRARGIVTTPRQEQRPQELNAIIGGRIVKWHIQEGDFVKKGDTILQLAEVKVDYLDPNLVSRTKEQLNAKKTALGNYQGKISTIDQQVDFLQEALQLKLNELQNKMMQQQLKIQSDSMDLVAAENDLAFKREQYRRQKIMYDSGVVSLLSLEQRSQAIQDAMAKKTSAEIKFGNAKQEYFRILLELNGERQQYLEKIAKAQGERFQAESQIANGMGDLAKLENLYTSYDIRNQLYYVLAPQDGQVIQAKKSGINEIVKEGEMLVEIVPANYKYAVEIFVKPVDLPLISVGQTVRFVFDGFPAIIFSGWPESSFGTFSGKISVVESSVSNTGLFRVLVTEDPTEKPWPPSLKMGTGAMGIALLRDVPIWYELWRNINGFPPDYYTTQTDKGGNNKSKSKI, from the coding sequence ATGGAATATATCAGGCAGGTCATCGAGCGGGAAACACCTGAACAGGCATACAAGGCATTTTCGTCGGTATATATGATTAATAAAAAGAGCAACCTGAAATACTGGGTGCTGGGATTATTTATCGGACTGATGATCTTATTGTTTTTACCATGGACGCAAAATATCAGGGCACGGGGAATAGTGACTACACCCAGGCAGGAACAAAGGCCCCAGGAATTAAATGCCATCATTGGGGGCAGGATTGTTAAATGGCATATACAGGAAGGTGACTTTGTAAAAAAGGGGGATACAATTCTTCAATTGGCTGAAGTGAAAGTTGATTATCTAGATCCTAACCTGGTTTCGCGGACAAAAGAACAGCTTAATGCCAAAAAAACTGCGCTGGGTAATTACCAGGGTAAAATATCCACCATTGACCAGCAGGTAGATTTTCTGCAAGAAGCGTTGCAGCTTAAATTAAATGAATTGCAGAATAAAATGATGCAGCAGCAGCTTAAAATACAGAGTGATAGCATGGATCTTGTGGCTGCTGAAAATGACCTCGCCTTTAAGCGGGAACAGTATCGTCGTCAAAAGATCATGTATGATTCGGGCGTTGTTTCATTGCTGTCCCTGGAACAGAGAAGCCAGGCCATACAGGATGCAATGGCTAAAAAAACAAGTGCAGAAATAAAATTCGGCAACGCAAAGCAGGAGTATTTCCGAATATTGCTTGAACTCAATGGTGAACGCCAGCAATACCTTGAAAAAATTGCCAAGGCTCAGGGTGAGAGATTTCAGGCTGAATCACAAATCGCCAATGGCATGGGCGACTTGGCTAAGCTTGAAAATTTGTATACCAGTTATGATATCAGGAATCAATTGTATTATGTACTTGCCCCTCAGGATGGGCAGGTAATACAAGCAAAAAAATCAGGCATCAATGAAATTGTTAAGGAAGGGGAAATGCTGGTTGAAATTGTTCCGGCCAATTACAAATATGCAGTTGAGATTTTTGTTAAGCCAGTTGATCTGCCCTTGATATCTGTAGGACAAACAGTTCGTTTTGTATTTGATGGGTTTCCGGCAATCATATTTAGTGGATGGCCGGAGTCTTCATTTGGAACCTTTTCAGGAAAGATTTCCGTGGTTGAAAGTTCAGTCAGTAATACTGGGTTGTTCAGGGTTCTTGTCACCGAAGATCCTACCGAGAAGCCCTGGCCACCCAGCTTAAAGATGGGAACCGGTGCAATGGGAATTGCTTTGCTCAGGGATGTTCCAATATGGTATGAATTGTGGCGTAATATCAATGGGTTTCCACCCGATTATTATACTACACAAACGGATAAAGGGGGTAATAATAAAAGTAAATCAAAAATATAA
- a CDS encoding peptidase domain-containing ABC transporter, translating to MADKRPNPIQRILAILKFQRTEISSIYFYAILNGLVQLSLPLGIQSIISFVLGGSISTSIIILIILVVAGVFFTGLFQVNQMRMIEKVQQQLFVRYSFEYAWKIPRLNLKSIDKYYLPELVNRFFDTVTLQKGLAKLLLDIPSATIQILFGLLLLSFYHPVFILFGLTLVLLLFFILRYSGNRGLDTSIEESNYKYEMAGWLEELARVVTTFKFSKGSSLHLQNSDKTVFNYLSARTRHFKILLFQYWTLVGFKIAITASMLIVGSLLLVNQQLNIGQFIAAEIIILMVISSVEKLIINLDNVYDVLTAVEKLGKVTDLAEELEGKLALEDTGKGMSIQVNELSFEYQEGYPVLSNLNFSIAPGEKIQVMGSHGSGKSTLIRLLSGSYQPFKGVISLDNISINNYTLDSIRQQTGILLSNQELFKGSLLENITLGNQSIPYTEINRLAEILGLKDFFDRTPAGLSLAINPTGDRLPRKIVQKLLLLRALVNAPRLLLLEEPWLGLEMKYAQQIKNYLLHEIPNTTVIIISNDIHFAEFASRVIIIEDGNLKAAGKWQEVQPIIKIN from the coding sequence ATGGCCGATAAAAGACCAAATCCCATACAGCGGATACTCGCTATATTAAAATTTCAGCGCACGGAAATATCATCAATTTATTTCTATGCAATACTAAACGGGTTAGTTCAGCTATCCCTTCCATTGGGAATTCAATCCATCATAAGTTTTGTTTTAGGCGGATCCATTTCAACATCCATAATCATTCTGATTATCCTTGTTGTTGCCGGTGTTTTTTTCACCGGTTTGTTCCAGGTGAACCAAATGCGTATGATTGAAAAGGTACAGCAGCAATTATTTGTTCGATATTCATTTGAATATGCCTGGAAAATCCCAAGGCTTAACCTTAAAAGCATCGATAAGTATTATTTACCTGAACTCGTTAACAGGTTTTTTGATACAGTGACGTTGCAGAAGGGATTGGCAAAACTTTTATTGGATATACCCTCCGCCACTATCCAGATTTTATTCGGCTTATTGCTATTGTCTTTTTATCACCCCGTATTTATATTATTTGGGTTAACATTAGTTTTACTACTTTTTTTTATACTCCGGTATTCTGGGAACAGGGGTCTGGATACAAGTATTGAAGAAAGTAACTATAAATATGAAATGGCCGGATGGCTTGAAGAACTGGCCCGGGTGGTGACCACTTTTAAATTTTCAAAGGGGTCTTCCTTGCACTTGCAGAATTCTGATAAAACTGTGTTTAATTACCTCAGCGCAAGGACCCGGCATTTTAAAATTTTACTGTTCCAGTATTGGACACTCGTAGGGTTTAAGATTGCCATAACTGCTTCAATGCTAATAGTTGGAAGCCTTTTATTGGTAAATCAGCAATTAAATATTGGTCAGTTCATTGCTGCAGAAATTATTATTTTAATGGTCATCTCTTCAGTTGAAAAGCTGATCATTAACCTTGATAATGTATATGATGTACTAACTGCTGTTGAAAAATTGGGCAAGGTGACCGACTTGGCGGAAGAACTGGAAGGGAAGCTTGCATTGGAAGATACGGGAAAAGGGATGAGCATTCAGGTAAATGAATTAAGCTTCGAATACCAGGAAGGTTACCCCGTTTTATCCAACCTTAATTTTTCAATCGCACCTGGGGAAAAAATTCAGGTAATGGGCAGCCATGGTTCCGGTAAATCGACCCTCATCCGACTGCTCAGCGGATCTTATCAGCCATTTAAAGGAGTCATCAGCCTTGACAATATTTCAATCAACAACTATACGTTGGATTCAATCCGGCAACAAACTGGTATTCTTTTAAGCAACCAGGAATTATTTAAAGGAAGTTTGCTTGAAAATATAACACTGGGTAACCAATCAATACCTTATACGGAGATCAACAGATTGGCGGAAATCTTAGGCCTGAAAGACTTTTTTGATCGGACCCCGGCCGGATTATCCCTTGCCATAAATCCAACCGGAGACCGGCTTCCCAGGAAAATTGTGCAGAAATTATTGCTGCTTCGCGCACTCGTAAATGCACCCAGGCTATTATTACTCGAGGAACCGTGGCTGGGTCTCGAAATGAAATATGCGCAGCAGATCAAAAACTACCTGTTACATGAAATCCCCAACACCACCGTCATCATAATAAGTAATGATATCCATTTTGCAGAATTTGCCAGCCGCGTAATCATCATTGAAGATGGAAACTTGAAAGCAGCGGGAAAATGGCAAGAGGTTCAACCAATTATTAAAATAAACTGA
- a CDS encoding undecaprenyl-phosphate glucose phosphotransferase has protein sequence MNKLSYLFYRSILWVWDLFSLNLVLVIVSLFVERADISQTTEYHVFFAIINLAWIASVHFTSLYLSKNWLDFETFFKGTVKCYLLTLVFLLLFIFLYRYSYSRLYILSVIVGFGSILAFNRIFFNLLVLSLRDKFKLQKNVVILGYNEISRGLMKYFKEESKFVNVAGCFEDKERMSADQDFPLTGGLKDCMTFVKENNVTEIYSTLAPEHFPDLYDLAKEAEKEFIHFKFVPDYKIFVNRQIYVDFIDNIPVLSLRNEPLEDTGNRLKKRFFDIIFSAFVIIFLLSWLIPLIALLIKLDSRGPVFFRQLRSGKNNQPFMCIKFRSLRVNDEANVKQVTRNDSRITRLGRIMRKTNIDELPQFFNVFLGDMSVVGPRPHMLKHTEDFSSLYKQYMIRHFVKPGLTGWAQVNGFRGEITDNTLLQKRIEFDIWYMENWTLFLDMRIILMTAFLSIKGDKNAF, from the coding sequence ATGAATAAATTATCCTACTTATTTTACCGGTCAATCCTTTGGGTATGGGACTTATTTTCCCTCAACCTGGTATTGGTAATAGTTAGTTTATTCGTGGAGCGGGCGGATATTTCCCAAACAACTGAATATCACGTATTTTTTGCTATTATTAATTTGGCTTGGATCGCCTCTGTACATTTTACTTCCTTGTATCTCAGTAAAAACTGGCTGGATTTTGAGACCTTTTTCAAAGGGACCGTCAAGTGCTATCTCCTTACCCTTGTGTTCCTGCTTCTGTTCATTTTTTTATACCGGTACTCCTATTCCAGGTTGTACATTTTATCGGTTATTGTTGGTTTTGGTTCTATCCTGGCGTTTAACCGTATTTTCTTCAACCTCCTGGTATTATCCCTGAGAGATAAATTCAAGCTTCAGAAGAACGTAGTTATTCTTGGCTATAACGAAATTTCACGTGGTTTAATGAAGTATTTCAAAGAAGAATCTAAGTTTGTTAATGTTGCAGGCTGCTTCGAAGATAAAGAAAGGATGTCAGCAGATCAGGATTTTCCTTTGACTGGGGGGTTAAAGGATTGCATGACTTTTGTTAAGGAAAACAATGTAACAGAAATTTATTCAACCCTTGCCCCTGAACATTTTCCAGACCTTTATGACCTGGCCAAGGAAGCCGAAAAAGAGTTTATCCATTTTAAATTTGTCCCGGATTATAAAATATTTGTGAACCGGCAGATATATGTGGATTTCATCGATAATATTCCGGTTTTATCATTGCGTAACGAGCCCCTGGAAGATACCGGAAATCGTCTTAAAAAGCGTTTTTTCGATATTATATTCAGTGCGTTCGTCATCATATTCCTGCTTTCCTGGTTGATTCCGTTGATCGCCCTGCTGATAAAGCTCGATTCAAGAGGCCCCGTATTCTTCCGGCAATTACGTTCCGGAAAGAATAACCAGCCTTTCATGTGTATCAAATTCAGGAGCTTGCGAGTAAATGATGAAGCCAATGTAAAACAGGTGACCCGCAATGATAGCCGGATTACACGCCTTGGTAGGATCATGCGTAAAACCAATATTGATGAATTGCCGCAATTTTTTAATGTTTTTTTGGGTGATATGTCAGTGGTTGGTCCAAGGCCACATATGCTAAAACATACCGAAGACTTTTCTTCACTTTATAAGCAATACATGATCAGGCATTTTGTTAAGCCTGGGCTAACTGGATGGGCTCAGGTCAATGGATTCCGCGGTGAAATCACTGACAATACTTTATTGCAGAAAAGAATTGAGTTTGATATTTGGTATATGGAAAACTGGACTCTTTTCCTCGATATGAGGATCATCCTTATGACTGCATTCCTTTCCATAAAAGGAGACAAAAACGCATTCTAA
- a CDS encoding WecB/TagA/CpsF family glycosyltransferase, whose amino-acid sequence MNSRISICGIPVDPITMQETIDMIDVALAEKKPIHHVVINAAKVVNANKDKELKESIVHCDIINADGQGVVWASRFLRKPLPERVAGIDLMGELVKLAYRKRYKIFFLGAKEEIVKKVVDVYSAEYGNQVVAGYRNGYFSTDDELLIAQQIGQSKADILFVAMSSPKKEIFLNKYKKEINVPFIMGVGGSFDVVAGFVHRAPGWMQKYGLEWFYRVIQEPGRMWKRYLFGNLEFAYLVVKEKIGYNSIKK is encoded by the coding sequence ATGAACAGTAGAATTTCAATTTGCGGTATTCCTGTTGATCCAATCACTATGCAGGAAACAATTGACATGATTGATGTTGCACTTGCAGAAAAGAAGCCTATTCATCATGTTGTGATTAATGCAGCCAAAGTTGTTAATGCAAATAAAGACAAAGAACTTAAAGAGTCGATTGTACATTGTGATATTATCAATGCTGACGGGCAAGGCGTAGTTTGGGCTTCAAGGTTCCTCAGGAAACCATTGCCAGAGCGCGTAGCCGGTATAGATTTAATGGGTGAGCTCGTCAAACTGGCATACAGGAAAAGGTATAAAATATTTTTCCTTGGAGCCAAGGAAGAAATTGTAAAAAAAGTTGTGGACGTGTATTCTGCCGAATATGGCAATCAGGTTGTAGCAGGATACAGGAATGGTTATTTTTCAACTGATGATGAGTTATTGATTGCCCAGCAGATCGGACAATCGAAAGCTGATATACTTTTTGTTGCGATGAGCTCGCCAAAAAAAGAAATTTTCCTGAATAAGTATAAAAAAGAAATCAATGTTCCATTTATAATGGGGGTTGGCGGCAGCTTTGACGTAGTGGCAGGCTTTGTTCACCGCGCTCCAGGCTGGATGCAGAAATATGGGCTGGAATGGTTCTATAGAGTTATTCAGGAACCTGGAAGAATGTGGAAACGGTACCTGTTTGGTAACCTCGAATTTGCATATCTCGTAGTTAAAGAAAAGATTGGATATAACAGTATAAAAAAATGA
- a CDS encoding TolC family protein yields the protein MTIALTLKRIILAMFLLFTCIISRGQTMDSIGPMMLSEAQFLAIIRNYHPYLQQAKLNVDMAKAAVLESRGSFDPILQTSFDRKTFDEKLYYSYFNPEVVIPTWYGIEIYGGLENILGERTNIERTLGKSSYLGLSIPVARDLVLDKRRAILKQAKAIQQQTMAEQVNTINDLLYDALAAYWNWVREYQIYMVIKNAVTLNTARYRLISIEAQQGSRPSIDTVEALTQLQQFQFMESESLLKFQNAGLILSDYLWVKENERFTWNIKIIPDTVWLQQKDWEKPIPPLEDILTRASLEHPKLKSYLLKNDWLEIEKKLKFQSLLPKADLKYNLLNSGYNVFNKVDGAFLENNYKIGFNFQMPILLRQGRGAYQQTNIKIRQTELQIDQSRLEIENKLRAYYNEVFTLSRQIDLYESTYQNYQKLFNGEDLRFRMGESTLFLLNARENKALDALQKLLELKTKWYKSYAALTWSEGRLGLTQTGNNP from the coding sequence ATGACAATCGCTTTGACTTTAAAGAGAATCATTCTTGCCATGTTTCTTTTGTTCACCTGCATCATCTCGCGCGGACAGACAATGGATTCCATAGGCCCGATGATGTTAAGTGAAGCCCAATTTCTCGCTATTATCAGGAATTACCATCCATACCTTCAGCAGGCAAAATTGAATGTAGATATGGCTAAAGCAGCTGTATTGGAAAGCCGGGGATCATTTGATCCAATACTTCAAACTTCTTTTGACCGGAAGACCTTTGATGAAAAGTTGTACTACAGTTATTTCAACCCGGAAGTTGTTATTCCAACCTGGTATGGTATTGAGATTTATGGGGGATTGGAAAATATCCTGGGTGAACGTACAAATATTGAAAGAACCCTGGGCAAAAGCAGTTACCTGGGCCTAAGTATTCCGGTTGCACGGGACCTTGTACTGGATAAAAGAAGGGCGATTTTGAAACAGGCTAAGGCAATTCAACAGCAAACTATGGCAGAACAGGTGAATACCATTAATGACTTGTTGTATGATGCATTGGCTGCTTATTGGAATTGGGTAAGGGAATACCAGATTTACATGGTTATAAAGAATGCGGTTACCTTAAATACCGCCAGGTACAGGCTTATAAGTATTGAAGCACAACAAGGCTCACGACCGTCAATCGATACTGTAGAGGCCTTAACCCAATTACAGCAATTCCAATTTATGGAATCTGAATCCTTATTGAAATTTCAAAACGCAGGACTAATTTTATCGGATTACTTATGGGTTAAAGAAAATGAAAGGTTCACCTGGAATATAAAAATCATACCCGATACCGTTTGGTTGCAACAAAAGGATTGGGAAAAGCCAATACCGCCATTAGAAGATATATTGACAAGGGCAAGCCTTGAACATCCTAAATTGAAAAGCTATCTGCTAAAGAACGATTGGTTGGAAATTGAAAAAAAACTAAAATTCCAGAGCTTATTACCCAAGGCTGATTTAAAATACAATCTCCTCAATTCAGGATACAATGTGTTCAATAAGGTGGATGGAGCGTTTCTGGAAAACAATTACAAAATTGGATTTAACTTTCAAATGCCAATTCTGTTGAGACAAGGCAGGGGCGCTTACCAGCAAACCAATATTAAAATCAGGCAAACTGAATTGCAAATCGACCAATCCAGGCTCGAAATTGAAAATAAGCTCCGTGCATATTACAATGAAGTGTTTACCCTATCCAGGCAAATTGACCTGTATGAATCGACCTATCAGAATTACCAAAAACTTTTCAATGGCGAAGACCTTAGGTTCAGGATGGGTGAAAGCACCCTCTTCCTGCTGAATGCCAGGGAAAATAAAGCTTTGGATGCTTTGCAGAAACTATTGGAATTAAAAACAAAATGGTACAAATCGTACGCCGCACTTACCTGGTCAGAAGGAAGGCTTGGCCTTACACAGACAGGGAATAATCCCTGA
- a CDS encoding FKBP-type peptidyl-prolyl cis-trans isomerase, translated as MVKKIVFFLTLSLIVLASWQCSKSDNSACTAASASSEEPAILSYIAAQSITATKDPSGMYYQIIEPGSGGSPTINSKVAVKYAGYLLNGNKFDEMTTPEPDPNKWWSLGGLIEGWKIGIPMIKKGGKIKMIIPSSLAYGCSAIGSIPANSILIFDVELVDFN; from the coding sequence ATGGTGAAAAAAATAGTCTTTTTCCTGACCCTATCCTTGATCGTCCTGGCCAGTTGGCAATGTTCAAAGAGTGATAATTCCGCCTGTACTGCAGCTTCGGCCTCTTCTGAGGAACCAGCCATTTTGTCTTATATCGCAGCACAAAGCATTACTGCTACCAAGGATCCCAGTGGCATGTATTACCAGATTATCGAACCAGGTTCCGGAGGTTCACCGACCATCAATTCAAAAGTTGCTGTTAAATATGCAGGATATTTATTGAACGGCAACAAATTTGACGAAATGACAACACCTGAACCAGATCCTAATAAATGGTGGTCTCTGGGCGGCTTGATTGAAGGGTGGAAAATTGGCATCCCGATGATTAAAAAAGGGGGAAAGATCAAAATGATCATTCCTTCATCTTTAGCTTACGGATGCTCTGCAATAGGATCAATTCCTGCTAATTCAATCCTTATATTTGATGTTGAGCTGGTTGATTTCAACTGA
- the mqnE gene encoding aminofutalosine synthase MqnE, with product MNDLDVKRINSLVSEPELKQIGHKIISGERVSPAEGILLFEKGSLSWLGALANYVREKMHGDKTYFNRNFHIEPTNICVFSCNFCSYSKLYAHKEEGWELTIDQMLDIVRKYDGQPVTEVHIVGGVHPKLTLAFFAELLSAIKTYRPNLHIKGFTPVELDYMFRKAKVSVEDGMKLLQNAGLDSLPGGGAEIFSPEIREKICADKVDGNGWLYIHKVAHQLGMHSNATMLYGHIENYGHRIDHMEQLRNLQDETGGFNTFIPLKFRNKDNEMSYLPESSIVEDMKMYAVARLYMDNFPHLKAYWPMLGRNNAQLSLSFGVNDIDGTIDDSTKIYSMAGSEEQNPSMSTSQLVQLIRQVKRHPVERDTLYQEIRDYSLSV from the coding sequence ATGAACGACCTTGATGTAAAACGTATAAATAGCCTGGTGTCTGAACCTGAGCTTAAGCAAATCGGCCATAAGATAATTTCCGGTGAAAGAGTTTCGCCGGCAGAGGGAATCTTGCTTTTTGAAAAAGGTAGCCTATCCTGGCTGGGCGCTTTGGCAAATTATGTACGGGAAAAAATGCATGGTGACAAAACTTATTTCAACAGGAATTTCCATATTGAACCTACGAATATATGTGTGTTCAGCTGTAATTTTTGTTCATATTCAAAACTCTATGCACATAAAGAAGAAGGCTGGGAATTAACCATTGATCAAATGCTGGATATTGTAAGAAAATATGATGGACAGCCTGTTACCGAGGTACATATTGTTGGCGGTGTACACCCCAAATTAACCCTGGCTTTTTTTGCTGAATTACTTAGTGCAATAAAAACTTACCGGCCCAATCTGCATATCAAAGGCTTCACCCCGGTTGAATTGGATTATATGTTCAGGAAGGCAAAAGTATCTGTTGAAGACGGCATGAAATTATTACAGAATGCCGGTCTGGATTCCTTGCCAGGCGGCGGTGCTGAAATCTTCAGCCCTGAAATCCGGGAAAAGATTTGTGCAGATAAAGTTGATGGAAATGGTTGGTTGTATATCCATAAAGTAGCCCACCAATTAGGAATGCATAGCAATGCCACCATGCTTTATGGTCATATAGAAAATTATGGCCACCGGATAGACCATATGGAGCAACTACGGAACCTCCAGGATGAAACAGGAGGATTCAACACTTTTATTCCACTTAAATTCCGGAATAAGGATAATGAGATGAGTTACCTGCCGGAAAGCAGTATTGTAGAAGACATGAAAATGTATGCTGTGGCCAGGTTGTATATGGACAATTTCCCACACCTGAAGGCCTATTGGCCGATGCTGGGTAGAAACAATGCCCAGTTGTCTCTTTCATTTGGTGTAAATGACATCGATGGCACTATCGATGATTCCACAAAAATTTACAGTATGGCCGGATCTGAAGAACAAAATCCTTCAATGAGCACTAGCCAGTTGGTTCAATTGATCAGGCAGGTAAAAAGGCACCCGGTTGAAAGAGACACCCTTTACCAGGAAATCAGGGATTATTCCCTGTCTGTGTAA
- the wecB gene encoding non-hydrolyzing UDP-N-acetylglucosamine 2-epimerase: MKITIVAGARPNFMKISPIIRAIQKRKEEGAVIEYRLVHTGQHYDKKMSADFFEQLGIPEPHANLEAGGGTQAEQTAAIMVRFEKELMEHRPDLILVVGDVTSTMACTITAKKLCVDAVHVEAGIRSGDMAMPEEINRIVTDSITDHFFTTSEVANQHLRKAGVEDARIHFVGNTMIDTLINNLGRLIQPDLWVKNKLVSGKYFLLTLHRPANVDDPANLDHLLSTIMDCTGDRQVIFPVHPRTKKILDSIGFSNPKLVLAEPMAYLEFIYLVKNALAIITDSGGITEEATVLGIPCMTMRDSTERPETVTLGTNELIGTDPLKLIPYLNKIMDGKWKQGSIPPLWDGHTAERIINKLEEIYA, encoded by the coding sequence ATGAAGATAACGATTGTTGCAGGGGCTCGCCCGAACTTTATGAAAATTTCTCCCATAATCAGGGCCATTCAGAAAAGAAAGGAGGAAGGTGCAGTTATCGAATACAGACTGGTGCATACTGGTCAGCACTATGATAAAAAAATGAGTGCCGACTTTTTCGAACAGTTGGGTATTCCGGAACCTCATGCCAACCTTGAAGCTGGTGGTGGTACACAGGCCGAACAGACTGCAGCTATAATGGTTAGGTTTGAAAAGGAACTGATGGAACACCGCCCAGATCTGATTCTGGTAGTCGGCGATGTTACTTCCACAATGGCCTGCACAATAACTGCAAAAAAACTCTGTGTGGATGCTGTGCATGTAGAAGCGGGTATTCGTTCAGGCGATATGGCCATGCCCGAAGAGATCAACCGGATCGTTACAGATTCTATTACCGATCATTTTTTTACGACCAGTGAGGTGGCTAACCAACACCTTCGTAAGGCTGGTGTTGAAGATGCCCGCATTCATTTTGTTGGCAATACCATGATCGACACCCTAATTAATAACCTTGGAAGATTGATCCAACCCGATTTGTGGGTGAAAAATAAACTGGTATCTGGTAAATATTTCCTGCTTACTCTTCATCGGCCTGCAAATGTTGATGATCCGGCCAACCTCGATCACCTCTTGTCAACCATAATGGATTGCACAGGTGACCGGCAAGTTATATTTCCGGTACATCCCAGGACTAAAAAAATATTGGATAGTATTGGATTCAGTAATCCTAAACTCGTTCTGGCTGAACCAATGGCTTACCTCGAATTTATTTACCTCGTAAAAAATGCACTGGCCATTATTACAGACTCTGGTGGTATTACGGAGGAAGCAACAGTTTTGGGAATTCCCTGCATGACAATGCGTGATTCTACAGAAAGACCTGAAACAGTTACACTGGGAACAAATGAACTCATCGGTACTGATCCTCTTAAGTTAATACCTTACCTTAATAAGATTATGGATGGCAAATGGAAACAGGGTAGCATTCCTCCTCTTTGGGATGGGCATACTGCAGAAAGAATTATCAATAAACTAGAAGAGATATATGCTTAA